The region ACTGGTGTTTACGACGGTTCGATTCCGTCGATCGGCGTTAAGGCGGCCACAGCAGTGGGGTTACACCCGTACCCATCCCGAACACGGAAGTTAAGCCCACTCGCGTTTCGGTCAGTACTGGAGTGCGCGAGCCTCTGGGAAATCCGATTCGCCGCCTCTATTCATACTCCACAGCCCACTCTCAACGGGAGAGTGGGCTTTTCTCATTTCGAAGGTGACGCGCCGGAGAGCGACGAGCATTGCAGAGGCTCACTCCGCTCCCCAACCACCGGTCCGCGTACCGAAGACCGCTAGGCTTAAGCGCGAGACGGGAATACGATTACCTGCGCCAAGGTGGCAGAGTCCGGCCGAACGCAGCGGCCTGCAGAGCCGCCCATCGCCGGTTCAAATCCGGCCCTTGGCTTTCTGCGAGAAACTACCTCGGAGCGCTGCGTCTCGACGGAGCGACGTCCGGGGGCCGATACCCGTTCGTCGAGGAACACCGTTCGTCGGTCCGGTCGGACCGGAGAGACGAGAGCACCGGGGGAATTTACTTTGTGACCGACCGCGCTGTAGGAAGCGTGACCGACCGTTACGACTGCATCGTCGTCGGCGTCGGCGGCATGGGGAGTGCGACGGCGTTCCACCTCGCGGACCGCGGACTGGACGTCCTCGGGGTCGAACGCTACGACGTACCGCACGAGATGGGCTCGTCCCACGGCGTCACGCGCATCATTCGGAAGGCGCAGTACGAGGACCCGGCGTACGTCCCCCTCGTCCGTCGGGCGTACGACCTCTGGCGGGAACTGGAGGACCGGACGGGGCGGGACCTGTTGCACGTTACCGGCGGTATCGACGCCGGGCCGCCCGACAGTCAGGTGTTCGCGGGGTCGGTGCGGTCCTGCGAGGAACACGACATCGACCACGAGGTACTGTCGGCGGACGAACTGAACGAGCGGTTCCCGGGGTACGACCTGCCGGACCACCACCGCGCGGTGTATCAACCCGACGGCGGCTTTCTCGTCCCCGAACAGTGCATCATCGCGCACGTCGAGGCGGCGCAGGCCGCGGGTGCGGAGATTCACGCCCGGGAGTCCGTCGCCGACGTGGCGTCGTTCCCCGACGGGGTGCGCGTCACCACCGACAAGGGGACGTACGAGGCGGACGACGTCGTCGTCACCGCGGGCGCGTGGGCGCGGAAACTCCTACCCGAACTCGCCGAACTCGCGGTTCCCGAACGGCAGGTGCTCGCGTGGCTTCGCCCGACGGAACCCGAACGGTTCGAGGCGTCGAACTTCCCGGTGTTCGTCCACGCCGCGGACGACGGCCACTACTACGGCTTCCCCCGGTACGACGTTCCCGGCTTCAAGTTCGGGAAGTTCAACCACTTCGAGGAGGAGGTAGACCCCGACGCGATGGACCGGGAACCGCGCCGGGAGGACGAGGAGATGCTCAGAGCGTACGCGAAGCGGTACTTCCCGGACGGCGCGGGGCCGACGATGCGACTCGCAACCTGCATGTTCACGAACACGCCGGACGAACACTTCATCCTCGATACGCTCCCCGACGACCCCCGAATCACGGTCGGCGCCGGGTTCTCCGGCCACGGGTTCAAGTTCGCCAGTTCCGTCGGCGAAGTCCTCGCGGACCTCGCGACCGACGGTGAGACGGACCACGACGTCGACCTGTTTCGGTTGGACCGGTTCGACCGATTCGACGGGGCGCGAGGCGGCTAACCCAACTCGCCGTGCAGTCCGGGGTGGCACCGTTCGATGGCCTCGTGGACGGACTCGCGTCGTCCGACGAACGTCAGGTGGTCGCCGCGACGGAGCGTCAGATCCGGCTCGGGTATCTGGGACTCGCCGTCTCTGCTGACGAGTGCGACCAACACCCCGTCCGGGAGGCTCTCGTCTAACTCGCCGATGGACCGCCCGACGAGTCGTTCGGCGGTGACCTCTATCTCCTGTACGTCGCCGTTGCGACCGAGTTCGCTCATCCACTCCGAGAGCGCCGGTCGTTCGACGGCGTTGTCCATCGACTGGGCGATGGACTCGTTCGCGGAGATGGCGCGCACGCCGAGTTCTTCGAACGCTTCGACGTTCCCCGGCGTGTTCACCCGGGCGATGACCGTCTCGGCGTCGAACTTCGAGTTCGCCAGTTGGGCCACGAGGAGGTTCACCTCGTCGTCTTCGGTCGCGGCGGCGACGATTTTCGCGTTCTCCGCGCCGGTCGAGCGCAGAACGCCGATGTCGGTCGCGTCGCCGTGGTGGACGGTGAAGCCCTCGTTCCGAGCCGTCTCCACCACGTCCGCGTCGCGTTCGACGACGACGACGTTCTCTCCTCTGTCCTCCAGTCGTTTGGCGAGGCCGCGGCCGACGCGGCCCCCGCCGACTACGATGACGCGCATTGGAATCACTTCCAGTAGTTCCGCGATGTGGCGGGCGAACCCGCCTTCGAAGACGACGGTAGTGAGGATGACGAGAAACACCGTCCCGACGAGAACGGTCGCAGCCTCCGGGTTCGACGGTCTGAGTTCGAGTGCGAACAGGGTGGCGACGCTCGCTGGGATGATGCCGCGGGGGCCGACGGCGCTCATGAACAACTGTTCGCGGAACGTGAACCGCTCGCCGTACGTACAGAGCAACACGAGTGCGGGGCGGACGACGCAGACGACGGCGACGACGACGAGGACGCCGCCGACGCCGAGGGAGGTGAGTTCGTCGAACGACAGAAGCGTAGCGAGGGAGATGAAGACGAACGAGAGGACGACGAGCGTCACGTCGCCTTTGAACGCCGCGATGTCGTCCTCGTGCGGCAGGTCGGCGTTTCCGAGGAGGATGCCCGCCGTCGCCACCGCCGCGATGCCGGCTTCCGTCGTTATCGACTCCGCGATCCCGTACGTCCCGATAGCGCCGACGAGGACTATCAGCCGGGCGTTCTGGACGGCGTTCGTCGGCGGGAGCGATGCGTGGTCGAGGAGGTACCAGAGGACGCCCGCCGCGAGTGCGCCGACGAGAACGCCGATACCGAGTCGGGAGGCGAACGACTGCAGGAGATGCGCCGGTCGGGTGTTCCCGGCGACGACGGCGTCGAAGACGGCCACCGCGAGTATCGCCGCCGTCACGTCGTTGACGATGCCTTCCGTTTCGAGGGCGGCCGCCACCCTGTCGCGGACCGAGACGACGCCGAGAATCGGCGTGATGACCGTCGGGCCGGTGGCGATGAGCAACGACCCGACGAGGAAGGAGAGTTCCCACGACGCGCCCAACGCGAACCGAACCGCGGCGGCGGTTCCGACCAACCCGATGGCCGCGCCGACGGTGACGAGTCGGAACGCCTCCCGCGGCGTCTGGCGAATCTTCTCTACTTCGAGGTGGAACGCGCCCTCGAAGATGATGATGGCGACGCTCAGGCCGACTATCGCCGGGAGCGACGGTCCGAACGCGTCGGCGGTGACGAGGCCGAGTCCCTCCGGTCCGACGGCTATCCCCGCGAGGATGAGAAAGAGGACGCTCGGCATCTGCAGTCGGTCCGCGAGGACCTGCGCGGCGACGCCGAGTCCCAAGATCGCCACGACGAGCGAAACGAGTCCTGTTCCGGAGTCCACGCCGGACACCCACCGGAACTACTCGCTCTCGGCACAAAATCACCGGGGACGGCCCGGACGCACCGGCGAACGTTCAGTTTCGTCTCGAAGTCACCACCCCCGACGGGAACTGGTACGGTACTCGAACGCGAGTCCGGCGAAACGGTAACCGTTATACCCCGCGTATCCCATGCTCGAACTATGCAACGACGTGCCGCGGCTATCTACGTCGCGTTCTTCTTAGTCATCGGTGCGGCATCGTACTCGCTCATCGCGACCGCACAGACGCCCGAGGTACAGTTCCAGAACCCCGAATACTCGGTCTCGAAGGGTGAGACGTTCCAAGTCGGCCAGCAGACGTACAACGTGAGCGAACTGTCCGCGAGCATGGAGGAGGGCGGTCACGGCGGCGGTGCCTCCCTCACGCGGTCGGCCACGCTGACGTACACCGAACAGTCCGCGGAGTACACCGAGACGTGGGAGAACAACACCTCGGTGACGGTCCAGGACACCAACTGGACCGTCCTCGTTCCCAACGACTCGGACCCCTCGCAGTTCACCCTCCGGCAGAACGTCAACCGGACCAGCCTCCTACAGCAGGACCCGAACGCCGACAACGAGACGGTGACGCGGAACGGCGAAGAGTACGTCGTCGTCCAGAATCAGGACGGTAACGCGACGCTCGTTCCCGCGAGCGAGTACTTCCCCGCCCCGCAGTCCCGACAGGTGTCCGAGGGCGACACGCTCCAGTATCAGGGTAACCAGACGAACGTCGCCAACGTGACCCAAGACGGCGTCGAGGTGACGTGGACGGCGGCGCGGACGAACACCATCGACGTCTCCAGCGACAGTAACGTGACGCTCAACAACCAGACGTACCTCGCGCACTTCAAGAACAACGAGACGCTCCAACTGACGCAGAACTTCGAGAGTTACCACGCCCAAGAGGAAGAGATAGAGACGTTCCACACGCAGGAGAACGGCCTGTGGGGAATCGTCGTCCTCTGTGGCTCCGTGGCGGTTCTGCTCGTCGGCCTCGCGTTCCTGCCCTCGCGGTACTGAACGTCGCCCCGCGGCGACCGGTCGCTTTTTTCCGCACCGACTCCGACCACTACCGATTGCGCCGTCCCTCGAATCGCCGTTCCGTCCTCTGACGGGTATCTCGACCGCTCTCCCGTCCGGTTCGGCGCCGACCGCCGAACGTGTCAAACGGTACCACCCATCTCCCACAAGTTAAACGTCTACGTTACCAACTAGGGATGTGAGCGAAGAATCAGGGCGTCGGAACCTCCGAATGCCCAACGACGACGAGATGTTCGCCGTCGTGACGCAGCACCTGGGTGGAAACCACGTGCGCGTCCGATGCGCGGACGGCGAAACTCGTCTCGGCCGGATTCCCGGTCGGATGAAGTACCGCAACTGGATCAACGAGGACGACGTGGTACTCGTCGAACCGTGGTCGTGGCAGGACGAGAAGGCGAACATCGAGTGGCGGTATTCGAGCGAAGACGCGGAGCAACTCCGCGCCGAAGGCCACATTCAGTAATTCTTTCTTCGGCTTCGCGGCGCGTCGTCCGTGAGGCGAACACGTCCCGTGCGAGGGATTTTCACCGCGGCGTCGAAGCGACCGGTAGCGAACGGTGCGTTCGTACCGCGCGACGTACCCGTATCGGTATCGTCCCACGCGGCGTCGGCATCGGCGGTCGGATAAAAGAGGCTGGACGTTCTACGCGCAGGTGTGCCCGACAATCCCGACGACGACTTCGACGCGCGCGCGTCGCCAGAGGACGTAGACGACGCGCCGACGGTCTCCTGTACTATCTGCGACCGCGAGTGGTCGTTAGCGTACGAACTCGACGAGATGCAGGTCGGTAACCAGTCGTTCGAACAGTTCGCCCTCGACCACATGCGGCACACGGGTCACTTCCCCGACGACGTGCGGCCGTGGATAGCCGACTGTCAACACTGCCGGGAGGGCGAGGAGTTCCTCTCGGAGGCCCCGGCCCGCCGGTGGTCGAAGACGCACGCGCGCCACACGCGCCACAGCGTCGTCCTGCAACACGAGGAGGAGACCGAGACGGTCGTCGACCCGGAGTAGTCCTCGCTCGGATTCGAGGCGTTCGTCGAACGGGGCGACGACGGTTCGCTCGCCCGTGACGGCCTCACCGCGAACGTCCACCGTCTCTGCGTCCAGTTCGAGGCGGCCCGTATCGGTTTCTACGAGGTCTATCGAGAGACGCGCCCTCCTTCCGTACCGTACGTCCGCGCGGGGGTGACGCGGAGTCTGTCGGGACGGCGCGCAGACGACGGCGGCGGGGTCAGTCGCTCCCGTCGGCCGCGACGGGGACGCGGAGTCCGCCGTCGGCCGCCTCGAACCGCGTGTCGAAGTCGGTCGAACGCTCCCGCATCGCCTCGCGGTTCCACGCCGCCTCGTCGGCGGTCGCAGCGTGGACCGCGCAGTCGCGAATCACCGTCGGGACGAGGTGCAGTTCGCGGACGACGCCGTCCGTCGTGACCGTCGCCTCGAAGAGGAACCCCCTGTCGTTTCGGAGGCGGCGGTCCACCGCGTAGTCGTCCACGAAGTCGCCCGTATCGTAGAGGATGGGCGCGCCGTCGTACACCTCGATGCCGTGGAACACGTGCGCGCTGTGGCCGTGGAGGAAATCGACGCCTTCGTCGACGAGGAAGCGAGCGAACGCCCGAAACCGCTCCGGCGGGGATTCGGTCATGTTCGGTCCCCAATGGAGCGACGCGACGAGGAGGTCCGGGTCCCCCGCCGCGTCGATAGCCGACCGAACCCGTTCGACGCAGTCGTCGTCTGTCGGGTCGATATCGACGTGCGCCGTGCCCGGCGAGTCCTCCGTCGCGGCGTACTCGGGCGTGTTGTCCGTGAAGGCGACGACGGCCACCTCGAGTCCGTCGACGGTCACCCGCGCGGGCCGCCACGCCTCCTCGGCGGTCCGTCCGGCGCCGGCGTACGCGATACCGGCGTCCGAGAGGGCGTCGAGGGTGTCTTCGAGGGCGACTTCCTCGAAGTCGAGGACGTGATTGTTCGCGAGCGTCGCGTACGAGACGCCGACGTCGGTCAGGGCGGTAGTCGCCCACGACGGGTCGGCGCGGAAGTGGAAGGGGCGGTTCGTCCGCGTCCAACGTTGCCCGCGCGTCGAGAGGCAGCACTCGAGGTTGACGAACAGTCCGTCGGCGGCGGCGAGGCGGTCACGCATCGTCCCCCAGACGGCGGGCGGAGGGCGTTCCCGCTGTCGTTCGTCCACCTTTCGTCCGAGCATCACGTCGCCGGTGAACCCCAGTCGAACGGTCCGGACCATACTCACTCGGTTTCGGCTGCGAGTCCGTAGAACTGTAGGCGGCCGCGAGACGACTGTCCCCGACTCCGACGGGTGAAGCTGGGGAGGCGGCGCGTTACGGCGTGATGACCGCGCGGCCCTCGATTTCGTTGTGTTCGAGTCGTTCGGCGACGGTGTTGATGTCGCCGAGGTCGTACTGCGAGGTTCGGAGTTCGACGTCGCCGCGTTCGACGAGGCGGACCAGTTCCTGCAGTTCGGTGTACTCGCCGACGAGCGTTCCGACGTAACTGAACTCGCCGTCGACCAGCGTCTGGGAGGGTTCGTGGACGTGGCCGCCGTAGCCGACGACGTGGTGGTCGCCGCCGGACCCGGCGATTTTCGGCCCGATCGCCGTCGTCTGGTCCGCCCCGACGAAGTCGATAATCTGCTCTGCGCCCCGGCCGTCGGTGATGGCGAGAATCTCCTTCTCTACGTCCTCCTCGGAGGGGTCGAGCGTGTGGTGCGCGCCGAGGTCGGCGGCGAGTTCGCGGGCCTCCGCTTTGATGTCGAGGGCGGTAATCTCGGCGGCGGTCATCGCCTCCAGACACTGCAGGCCGATGTGTCCGAGTCCGCCGACGCCGATGACGACGGCGTGGTCGCCGGGGTTCAGTTCGTTCGCGGCCTTCTTGACCGCGTGGTAGGCCGTGATGCCCGCGTCGGCATGTGGCGCGATGTCCGTCGTGTTCACCTCGCCCGGCAGGGGGATGACCGCCCGTTCGTTGGTGAGGAGGTACTCCGCGAACCCCCCGTCGGTGGTCAGGCCGGGGAACGCTAAGTTCACGCAGTACATGTCGTTGCCGAGGCGGCACTGCCGACAGACGCCGCAGGTCATCACCGGGTGGCAGATGACCTTCTCGCCCTCCTCGACGGTCCTGACCTCCGGTCCGACTTCGACCACCGTCCCTGCGTTCTCGTGGCCGAGCGTCATCGGGAGGTCCTGTTCGACGTAGTCCGTCCACATCCCCTCGATGATGTGGTTGTCCGTCTGGCACCACCCCGCGCCCTCCACCTCGACGACGACGTGGTCCGACCGCGTCGCCTCCGGACGGTCTATCTCGTCTATCTGCAGGGCGTTCTCCATCTCGTCCGTGTACTCGTGCAGGCGTGCGGCTTGCATCGTCCCACAGGAACTCCCGCCGTAATTACAATAAAAGTTCGTCAAGGTTCTGTTCGCGGCGGATCTCCGGCGGTCGGACGTTCCGCCCGCCCGACCGAAAGAATCTTGAACTATCTCCCTATCTGACGGGTATGAGTATCGAACGTCCGCCCGCCGTCCCGCGCGAGTGGTGCCCCGACTGCGGCGAGGAGATGCTGTTCAGCGGCACGCAGTCGGCCGGATACGCGCAGTTCTTCTGCGAGCACTGC is a window of Halopelagius longus DNA encoding:
- the solA gene encoding N-methyl-L-tryptophan oxidase; translated protein: MTDRYDCIVVGVGGMGSATAFHLADRGLDVLGVERYDVPHEMGSSHGVTRIIRKAQYEDPAYVPLVRRAYDLWRELEDRTGRDLLHVTGGIDAGPPDSQVFAGSVRSCEEHDIDHEVLSADELNERFPGYDLPDHHRAVYQPDGGFLVPEQCIIAHVEAAQAAGAEIHARESVADVASFPDGVRVTTDKGTYEADDVVVTAGAWARKLLPELAELAVPERQVLAWLRPTEPERFEASNFPVFVHAADDGHYYGFPRYDVPGFKFGKFNHFEEEVDPDAMDREPRREDEEMLRAYAKRYFPDGAGPTMRLATCMFTNTPDEHFILDTLPDDPRITVGAGFSGHGFKFASSVGEVLADLATDGETDHDVDLFRLDRFDRFDGARGG
- a CDS encoding cation:proton antiporter domain-containing protein, with the protein product MDSGTGLVSLVVAILGLGVAAQVLADRLQMPSVLFLILAGIAVGPEGLGLVTADAFGPSLPAIVGLSVAIIIFEGAFHLEVEKIRQTPREAFRLVTVGAAIGLVGTAAAVRFALGASWELSFLVGSLLIATGPTVITPILGVVSVRDRVAAALETEGIVNDVTAAILAVAVFDAVVAGNTRPAHLLQSFASRLGIGVLVGALAAGVLWYLLDHASLPPTNAVQNARLIVLVGAIGTYGIAESITTEAGIAAVATAGILLGNADLPHEDDIAAFKGDVTLVVLSFVFISLATLLSFDELTSLGVGGVLVVVAVVCVVRPALVLLCTYGERFTFREQLFMSAVGPRGIIPASVATLFALELRPSNPEAATVLVGTVFLVILTTVVFEGGFARHIAELLEVIPMRVIVVGGGRVGRGLAKRLEDRGENVVVVERDADVVETARNEGFTVHHGDATDIGVLRSTGAENAKIVAAATEDDEVNLLVAQLANSKFDAETVIARVNTPGNVEAFEELGVRAISANESIAQSMDNAVERPALSEWMSELGRNGDVQEIEVTAERLVGRSIGELDESLPDGVLVALVSRDGESQIPEPDLTLRRGDHLTFVGRRESVHEAIERCHPGLHGELG
- the eif1A gene encoding translation initiation factor eIF-1A, whose protein sequence is MSEESGRRNLRMPNDDEMFAVVTQHLGGNHVRVRCADGETRLGRIPGRMKYRNWINEDDVVLVEPWSWQDEKANIEWRYSSEDAEQLRAEGHIQ
- a CDS encoding CapA family protein, whose amino-acid sequence is MVRTVRLGFTGDVMLGRKVDERQRERPPPAVWGTMRDRLAAADGLFVNLECCLSTRGQRWTRTNRPFHFRADPSWATTALTDVGVSYATLANNHVLDFEEVALEDTLDALSDAGIAYAGAGRTAEEAWRPARVTVDGLEVAVVAFTDNTPEYAATEDSPGTAHVDIDPTDDDCVERVRSAIDAAGDPDLLVASLHWGPNMTESPPERFRAFARFLVDEGVDFLHGHSAHVFHGIEVYDGAPILYDTGDFVDDYAVDRRLRNDRGFLFEATVTTDGVVRELHLVPTVIRDCAVHAATADEAAWNREAMRERSTDFDTRFEAADGGLRVPVAADGSD
- a CDS encoding NAD(P)-dependent alcohol dehydrogenase, which translates into the protein MQAARLHEYTDEMENALQIDEIDRPEATRSDHVVVEVEGAGWCQTDNHIIEGMWTDYVEQDLPMTLGHENAGTVVEVGPEVRTVEEGEKVICHPVMTCGVCRQCRLGNDMYCVNLAFPGLTTDGGFAEYLLTNERAVIPLPGEVNTTDIAPHADAGITAYHAVKKAANELNPGDHAVVIGVGGLGHIGLQCLEAMTAAEITALDIKAEARELAADLGAHHTLDPSEEDVEKEILAITDGRGAEQIIDFVGADQTTAIGPKIAGSGGDHHVVGYGGHVHEPSQTLVDGEFSYVGTLVGEYTELQELVRLVERGDVELRTSQYDLGDINTVAERLEHNEIEGRAVITP
- a CDS encoding HVO_2142 family zinc finger protein → MSIERPPAVPREWCPDCGEEMLFSGTQSAGYAQFFCEHCRYRRDTFVGVATVEEAQADGSETGGSESGAD